The Etheostoma cragini isolate CJK2018 chromosome 15, CSU_Ecrag_1.0, whole genome shotgun sequence genome window below encodes:
- the LOC117957454 gene encoding interferon-induced very large GTPase 1-like isoform X6, translated as MEQDNDDNTAAGGGESETKSVSAANEKVEELKNSAEVKCDPVNELAEGEHSEKNDDNTGGESEITSVSSANNEKGFAASTGKADEVKDVSKESSSNETEGSMEESDVVKDTSQTSQTVSTATKELNELEENAAVIKCDPVNELAEGEHSEKNDDNTGGESEIMSVLSSNNEKVNELEENAANSVVKCNPMDVHGDVEQSHQTKNDDNITVRGSEIMPVQSATDEGSSDKNTSGNKEQSMEISEEINRKKQYQRKTETLLSRLHLQYKYQQKLTPADFLKIGPPVKQDNDTSEKDLAHTFLQRLLMLDYRARYIPVKQDSPEVSLSKPDLVFETDDDDLDALLSSSADSDQSEQTNVHPMDVQMAVFHCSDRFFKQNMITKLSQCQYALPLLVPDPVTMDIDCPLWTFRQLRKSWKIKDNSNIVTMKSSPICKAKTPMVSFLRLGSLSLSKSQLMNTLINDRHNTFFHRNCPGSTKSRHFMDGVAEIAWYCPAGKPNDEFTDCIAFCNLHGDALLMKKQCDIVTEKSSVNVVLVPSLEKGDTHFGLISALYKSPKPLIILLADNDRGAVQAKKGKYKMGLKDRSQSNISKELKKIIGDILSGPHASFQLETMTEVSGIRVDEDDTICQKGKFNAMKIVGLLQKTGVSKIKNEFFPCQGHKWHKWCRINKELHHLKGHIEKEKCQKQQELMQIRRDRCDASCSEPMKLFIESLSSLPSTDKEYFLKWTQILIDALSTDDLTSILQSYDEKWSEVLALKKKHDKSDELRRKHTELDRLSTKLQSATFGLEHIFREMGQIYEAHASLQKLTSEQTDWSKYPELAAELMISGHPMELMDGDAGHVPLTWICSLLDNVIKKLGDKRVFVLSVLGVQSSGKSTMLNAMFGLQFAVSAGRCTKGAFMQLVKVSEEIKTDFQFDYVLVVDTEGLRALELEGNATLRHDNELATFVVGLGNMTLINIFGENPAEMQDVLQIVVHAFMRMKKVKLSPSCVFVHQNVTDIAAAEKNMDGKRRLQEKLDQMTQLASKEEVCDAECFSDVIAFDVQKDVKYFAQLWEGSPPMAPPNPGYSESIQELKTFILSKASQSAGITLSQFKSKIHDLWNALMNENFVFSFKNTLEIAVYRKLEIQYGNWTWALRSNMLTIENGLHTRIENGKLDKVELNYLHKEMSKTYGEIKKAMTTYFDDDRDKEMLVQWRGRFEKKIKEFLDEQVRGVKRKLEDVIQQKNACKKLDDKKTEFENKLLQKSKELAHQLKDKAKDEEQLKKHFNSDWSGWVKELTADTKPIEDINYEEDQSTILQELGFEWSLIDESKSSGRYTEISQLGDYDHYVTLTKHKELCDTSQQSQGEERENKTNKNQKGQGSYSLSSAWMSLKTIFGIVATPQVEKRTSGRFLPYEEQQLITSLIDDVEQQTIAMIKKKPVATRGYSLTYLQEVANNVKEKVAEFESKSKYALKKEFTVDLILFVFHRAESWLSESHKKFKGNNDALSYVESKKMQYYNIFRSFCKGNSSAVVLGELICEKLKVSIVEAVCNKTAIDLAGEMRCTFPAFSGNRLNLEKQVLKSLAEKEDFDGFITYILHPRNQVETFIKEEVQKYIFTDKKDKARKILKKNVEDIKKRLSQALYDATEKVKKQSEDPDMWLKEFSSFLKDQLTFNTFCCQNFSDINNFDFLKEETEKGLVSVIKEVSKLSLDKIKKFRMKPDQILIDQLCNCCWVTCPFCAAVCTNTIADHSPDKHNVPFHRPSGIKGWHIRGTVELVTDFCTTLVASDRRFYLRYDSDVTVPFKEYQKAGEKYATWQITPDKSKLIYWKWFVCRFQEQLENHYTLKFQGSGEIPSEWRNYSKQEAIESLDEMYNL; from the exons TGATCCAGTGAATGAACTTGCTGAAGGTGAACACTCAGAGAAGAATGATGACAACACAGGAGGGGAGTCTGAAATCATGTCTGTACTATCCTCAAACAATGAGAAAG TAAACGAGCTCGAGGAGAATGCAGCTAATTCCGTTGTAAAG TGCAATCCAATGGATGTACATGGTGATGTTGAACAATCACATCAAACAAAGAATGATGACAACATTACAGTAAGAGGATCGGAAATCATGCCTGTACAAAGTGCAACTGATGAAG GTAGCTCAGATAAGAATACAAGCGGGAACAAGGAG cAGTCAATGGAGATTTCTGAAGAGATCAACAGGAAGAAACAATatcaaagaaaaactgaaacactgcTCAGCAGACTTCACCTTCAGTACAAATATCAACAGAAGTTAACACCAGCAGATTTTCTTAAAATAGGTCCACCTGTAAAACAGGACAATGACACATCTGAGAAAGATCTTGCTCATACTTTTCTTCAGAGGTTGTTGATGTTAGATTACAGAGCCAGATATATTCCTGTAAAACAAGACAGTCCTGAGGTGAGCCTTTCAAAGCCTGATCTAGTGTTTGAGACAGACGATGATGACTTAGATGCTCTTTTGAGCAGCAGTGCAGACTCTGATCAATCAGAACAGACTAATGTGCATCCAATGGATGTTCAAATGGCCGTATTTCACTGCTCAGACCGCTTTTTTAAGCAGAACATGATTACAAAGCTATCACAATGTCAGTACGCCTTACCTTTGCTTGTTCCTGACCCAGTCACAATGGATATTGACTGTCCTCTGTGGACATTCAGACAATTAAGAAAAAGCTGGAAGATCAAAGATAATTCAAACATTGTCACCATGAAGAGTTCGCCCATCTGCAAAGCTAAGACACCCATGGTGTCATTTCTCCGCCTGGGTTCACTATCTCTGTCTAAATCTCAGCTGATGAACACTTTGATCAACGACCGTCACAACACCTTCTTCCACAGAAACTGTCCAGGTAGCACCAAGTCTCGTCATTTCATGGATGGTGTGGCAGAGATTGCCTGGTACTGCCCTGCTGGAAAACCCAATGATGAATTCACTGACTGTATTGCCTTCTGTAATCTCCATGGTGATGCCCTGTTGATGAAAAAACAGTGTGACATAGTGACTGAAAAATCTTCAGTCAATGTAGTTCTTGTTCCGAGTCTGGAAAAAGGTGACACACATTTTGGTCTTATCTCAGCCCTTTACAAGTCTCCCAAGCCTCTAATTATTCTGTTGGCTGATAATGATCGCGGAGCAGTTCAGgcaaaaaaaggtaaatacaaaATGGGTCTAAAGGACAGAAGCCAGTCTAATATTTCCAAagagctgaaaaaaataattggagACATTTTGTCTGGACCACATGCATCCTTCCAGCTTGAAACCATGACTGAGGTCTCTGGAATCAGAGTGGATGAAGATGACACAATTTGCCAAAAAGGGAAATTTAACGCAATGAAAATTGTGGGCTTGCTTCAGAAGACGGGTGTttcaaagataaaaaatgaattttttcCTTGTCAGGGCCACAAATGGCATAAGTGGTGCAGAATAAACAAAGAACTGCATCACCTCAAAGGACACATTGAGaaggaaaaatgtcaaaagcaaCAGGAACTGATGCAAATACGAAGAGATCGATGCGATGCTTCTTGTAGTGAACCAATGAAGTTGTTCATTGAAAGCCTCTCATCCTTACCATCAACAGACAAGGAGTATTTTCTGAAGTGGACTCAGATCTTAATAGATGCCCTCTCCACAGATGATCTTACTTCAATTCTCCAAAGCTATGATGAAAAGTGGTCTGAGGTCTTGGCTTTGAAGAAGAAGCATGACAAATCTGATGAGTTAAGAAGAAAGCACACTGAGCTTGATCGATTATCAACAAAACTACAGTCAGCTACTTTTGGCTTGGAGCACATCTTCAGAGAAATGGGACAGATCTATGAAGCACATGCATCTTTGCAAAAATTAACCAGTGAACAGACTGACTGGTCTAAATACCCTGAGCTGGCTGCAGAGCTGATGATATCAGGACACCCAATGGAGCTGATGGATGGTGATGCAGGTCATGTGCCTTTGACTTGGATCTGTAGTCTTTTAGATAACGTTATAAAGAAACTGGGTGACAagagagtttttgttttgtctgttctAGGCGTACAAAGCAGTGGAAAATCAACAATGCTGAATGCCATGTTTGGGTTACAGTTTGCAGTGAGTGCTGGCAGGTGCACCAAGGGTGCCTTCATGCAGCTGGTCAAAGTGTCAGAGGAGATCAAGACAGATTTTCAGTTTGACTATGTTCTAGTGGTGGACACTGAAGGACTGCGTGCTCTTGAGTTGGAAGGTAACGCCACCCTTCGCCATGACAATGAACTGGCAAcatttgttgttggtctgggAAACATGACATTGATCAACATCTTTGGAGAGAATCCAGCTGAGATGCAAGATGTTCTGCAGATTGTTGTTCATGCGTTCATGAGGATGAAGAAAGTTAAACTTTCTCcaagttgtgtgtttgttcaccAGAATGTTACAGATATTGCAGCTGCAGAGAAAAACATGGATGGAAAGAGACGGCTGCAAGAAAAACTAGACCAGATGACCCAACTAGCATCCAAAGAGGAGGTCTGTGATGCTGAGTGTTTCAGTGACGTCATTGCATTTGATGTGCAGAAAGATGTGAAGTACTTTGCCCAACTATGGGAGGGAAGTCCACCTATGGCTCCTCCAAATCCAGGTTACAGTGAGAGCATCCAAGAGCTGAAGACCTTCATCCTCTCTAAAGCTTCACAGTCTGCTGGGATTACTCTCTCACAGTTCAAAAGCAAAATTCATGACCTGTGGAATGCCCTGATGAACGAAaactttgttttcagtttcaaaaaCACACTTGAAATCGCAGTGTACAGAAAACTTGAGATCCAGTATGGGAACTGGACCTGGGCCCTGAGGAGCAACATGTTGACCATTGAGAACGGGCTTCATACCAGAATAGAAAATGGAAAACTTGACAAGGTAGAGCTCAATTATCTTCATAAAGAAATGAGCAAAACCTATGGAGAAATCAAAAAAGCAATGACAACATACTTTGATgatgacagagacaaagaaatgtTGGTTCAGTGGCGAGGAcgatttgaaaagaaaatcaaggaGTTTCTTGATGAACAAGTGAGAGGGGTTAAAAGAAAACTGGAGGATGTCATCCAGCAGAAGAATGCCTGTAAAAAGCTGGATGATAAGAAGACAGAGTTTGAGAACAAGTTGCTCCAAAAGAGCAAAGAGCTCGCTCATCAGTTAAAGGACAAGGCAAAAGATGAAGAGCAACTTAAGAAGCACTTCAACTCTGACTGGAGTGGCTGGGTTAAGGAACTAACTGCAGATACAAAACCTATTGAGGACATCAACTATGAAGAAGATCAGTCAACTATTCTTCAGGAGCTTGGTTTTGAATGGAGTCTAATAGATGAATCCAAAAGCAGTGGCAGATACACAGAAATATCACAGCTTGGTGATTATGATCATTATGTAACCCTCACAAAGCACAAAGAGCTCTGTGATACAAGCCAGCAATCACAAGGAGaggaaagggaaaacaaaaccaataagAACCAAAAAGGGCAAGGAAGTTATTCATTGTCATCTGCCTGgatgtctttaaaaacaatatttggaaTTGTGGCAACACCACAAGTTGAAAAACGTACATCAGGGAGATTTCTCCCATATGAAGAACAGCAACTGATCACATCCCTCATTGACGATGTTGAACAACAGACCATAGCCATGATTAAGAAGAAACCTGTGGCTACAAGAGGCTACAGTCTAACTTACTTGCAAGAAGTTGCCaacaatgtaaaagaaaaagtggcAGAATTTGAATCAAAGAGTAAATATGCTCTAAAGAAGGAGTTTACAGTTGATCTgatactgtttgtgtttcacagAGCAGAGAGTTGGCTTTCAGAGTCCCACAAGaaatttaaaggaaataatGATGCACTCAGTTACGTAGAAAGCAAGAAAATGCAATATTACAACATCTTCAGAAGTTTCTGCAAAGGAAACTCATCTGCTGTTGTGCTTGGAGAACTGATCTGTGAAAAACTGAAGGTTTCCATTGTTGAGGCTGTCTGTAACAAGACTGCAATTGATCTGGCTGGAGAAATGAGGTGCACTTTCCCAGCATTCAGTGGGAACAGGCTCAACTTGGAGAAACAGGTGTTAAAGTCACTGGCTGAGAAAGAAGACTTCGATGGTTTTATCACCTACATCCTTCACCCAAGGAACCAAGTAGAGACCTTTATAAAAGAGGAAGTACAGAAATACATCTTCACAGACAAAAAAGATAAAGCACGGAAAATACTcaagaaaaatgttgaagacaTCAAAAAACGTCTGAGTCAAGCTTTATATGATGCAACAGAGAAAGTCAAAAAACAGAGTGAAGACCCAGACATGTGGCTGAAGGAGTTTTCCAGTTTTCTCAAAGATCAGCTAACGTTCAACACCTTCTGTTGTCAAAACTTCAGTGACATAAACAATTTTGACTTTCTtaaagaggagacagagaaaggtcTTGTATCTGTCATAAAGGAAGTGAGCAAACTGTCACTGGATAAGATAAAGAAATTCAGGATGAAGCCTGATCAAATCCTCATCGATCAGCTGTGTAACTGTTGCTGGGTAACGTGTCCATTCTGTGCAGCTGTTTGTACCAACACCATAGCAGACCACAGCCCTGATAAACACAATGTCCCTTTCCATCGGCCCTCTGGGATTAAAGGATGGCACATTAGAGGCACGGTAGAACTGGTCACAGATTTCTGCACAACTTTAGTTGCAAGTGATAGACGTTTCTACCTTCGGTATGATTCAGATGTGACCGTTCCTTTTAAAGAATATCAAAAGGCCGGGGAGAAGTATGCTACATGGCAGATTACTCCTGATAAATCTAAGCTGATTTACTGGAAATGGTTTGTCTGTCGATTTCAAGAGCAACTAGAAAACCACTACACATTAAAATTCCAGGGAAGTGGAGAAATTCCCAGTGAGTGGAGAAACTACAGTAAACAAGAAGCTATTGAAAGTCTGGATGAAATGTACAATCTGTGA
- the LOC117957454 gene encoding interferon-induced very large GTPase 1-like isoform X7, producing MKKKSRKKIKSSWTTKKKPWILQCFSKIKECDPVNELAEGEHSEKNDDNTGGESEITSVSSANNEKGFAASTGKADEVKDVSKESSSNETEGSMEESDVVKDTSQTSQTVSTATKELNELEENAAVIKCDPVNELAEGEHSEKNDDNTGGESEIMSVLSSNNEKVNELEENAANSVVKCNPMDVHGDVEQSHQTKNDDNITVRGSEIMPVQSATDEGSSDKNTSGNKEQSMEISEEINRKKQYQRKTETLLSRLHLQYKYQQKLTPADFLKIGPPVKQDNDTSEKDLAHTFLQRLLMLDYRARYIPVKQDSPEVSLSKPDLVFETDDDDLDALLSSSADSDQSEQTNVHPMDVQMAVFHCSDRFFKQNMITKLSQCQYALPLLVPDPVTMDIDCPLWTFRQLRKSWKIKDNSNIVTMKSSPICKAKTPMVSFLRLGSLSLSKSQLMNTLINDRHNTFFHRNCPGSTKSRHFMDGVAEIAWYCPAGKPNDEFTDCIAFCNLHGDALLMKKQCDIVTEKSSVNVVLVPSLEKGDTHFGLISALYKSPKPLIILLADNDRGAVQAKKGKYKMGLKDRSQSNISKELKKIIGDILSGPHASFQLETMTEVSGIRVDEDDTICQKGKFNAMKIVGLLQKTGVSKIKNEFFPCQGHKWHKWCRINKELHHLKGHIEKEKCQKQQELMQIRRDRCDASCSEPMKLFIESLSSLPSTDKEYFLKWTQILIDALSTDDLTSILQSYDEKWSEVLALKKKHDKSDELRRKHTELDRLSTKLQSATFGLEHIFREMGQIYEAHASLQKLTSEQTDWSKYPELAAELMISGHPMELMDGDAGHVPLTWICSLLDNVIKKLGDKRVFVLSVLGVQSSGKSTMLNAMFGLQFAVSAGRCTKGAFMQLVKVSEEIKTDFQFDYVLVVDTEGLRALELEGNATLRHDNELATFVVGLGNMTLINIFGENPAEMQDVLQIVVHAFMRMKKVKLSPSCVFVHQNVTDIAAAEKNMDGKRRLQEKLDQMTQLASKEEVCDAECFSDVIAFDVQKDVKYFAQLWEGSPPMAPPNPGYSESIQELKTFILSKASQSAGITLSQFKSKIHDLWNALMNENFVFSFKNTLEIAVYRKLEIQYGNWTWALRSNMLTIENGLHTRIENGKLDKVELNYLHKEMSKTYGEIKKAMTTYFDDDRDKEMLVQWRGRFEKKIKEFLDEQVRGVKRKLEDVIQQKNACKKLDDKKTEFENKLLQKSKELAHQLKDKAKDEEQLKKHFNSDWSGWVKELTADTKPIEDINYEEDQSTILQELGFEWSLIDESKSSGRYTEISQLGDYDHYVTLTKHKELCDTSQQSQGEERENKTNKNQKGQGSYSLSSAWMSLKTIFGIVATPQVEKRTSGRFLPYEEQQLITSLIDDVEQQTIAMIKKKPVATRGYSLTYLQEVANNVKEKVAEFESKSKYALKKEFTVDLILFVFHRAESWLSESHKKFKGNNDALSYVESKKMQYYNIFRSFCKGNSSAVVLGELICEKLKVSIVEAVCNKTAIDLAGEMRCTFPAFSGNRLNLEKQVLKSLAEKEDFDGFITYILHPRNQVETFIKEEVQKYIFTDKKDKARKILKKNVEDIKKRLSQALYDATEKVKKQSEDPDMWLKEFSSFLKDQLTFNTFCCQNFSDINNFDFLKEETEKGLVSVIKEVSKLSLDKIKKFRMKPDQILIDQLCNCCWVTCPFCAAVCTNTIADHSPDKHNVPFHRPSGIKGWHIRGTVELVTDFCTTLVASDRRFYLRYDSDVTVPFKEYQKAGEKYATWQITPDKSKLIYWKWFVCRFQEQLENHYTLKFQGSGEIPSEWRNYSKQEAIESLDEMYNL from the exons TGATCCAGTGAATGAACTTGCTGAAGGTGAACACTCAGAGAAGAATGATGACAACACAGGAGGGGAGTCTGAAATCATGTCTGTACTATCCTCAAACAATGAGAAAG TAAACGAGCTCGAGGAGAATGCAGCTAATTCCGTTGTAAAG TGCAATCCAATGGATGTACATGGTGATGTTGAACAATCACATCAAACAAAGAATGATGACAACATTACAGTAAGAGGATCGGAAATCATGCCTGTACAAAGTGCAACTGATGAAG GTAGCTCAGATAAGAATACAAGCGGGAACAAGGAG cAGTCAATGGAGATTTCTGAAGAGATCAACAGGAAGAAACAATatcaaagaaaaactgaaacactgcTCAGCAGACTTCACCTTCAGTACAAATATCAACAGAAGTTAACACCAGCAGATTTTCTTAAAATAGGTCCACCTGTAAAACAGGACAATGACACATCTGAGAAAGATCTTGCTCATACTTTTCTTCAGAGGTTGTTGATGTTAGATTACAGAGCCAGATATATTCCTGTAAAACAAGACAGTCCTGAGGTGAGCCTTTCAAAGCCTGATCTAGTGTTTGAGACAGACGATGATGACTTAGATGCTCTTTTGAGCAGCAGTGCAGACTCTGATCAATCAGAACAGACTAATGTGCATCCAATGGATGTTCAAATGGCCGTATTTCACTGCTCAGACCGCTTTTTTAAGCAGAACATGATTACAAAGCTATCACAATGTCAGTACGCCTTACCTTTGCTTGTTCCTGACCCAGTCACAATGGATATTGACTGTCCTCTGTGGACATTCAGACAATTAAGAAAAAGCTGGAAGATCAAAGATAATTCAAACATTGTCACCATGAAGAGTTCGCCCATCTGCAAAGCTAAGACACCCATGGTGTCATTTCTCCGCCTGGGTTCACTATCTCTGTCTAAATCTCAGCTGATGAACACTTTGATCAACGACCGTCACAACACCTTCTTCCACAGAAACTGTCCAGGTAGCACCAAGTCTCGTCATTTCATGGATGGTGTGGCAGAGATTGCCTGGTACTGCCCTGCTGGAAAACCCAATGATGAATTCACTGACTGTATTGCCTTCTGTAATCTCCATGGTGATGCCCTGTTGATGAAAAAACAGTGTGACATAGTGACTGAAAAATCTTCAGTCAATGTAGTTCTTGTTCCGAGTCTGGAAAAAGGTGACACACATTTTGGTCTTATCTCAGCCCTTTACAAGTCTCCCAAGCCTCTAATTATTCTGTTGGCTGATAATGATCGCGGAGCAGTTCAGgcaaaaaaaggtaaatacaaaATGGGTCTAAAGGACAGAAGCCAGTCTAATATTTCCAAagagctgaaaaaaataattggagACATTTTGTCTGGACCACATGCATCCTTCCAGCTTGAAACCATGACTGAGGTCTCTGGAATCAGAGTGGATGAAGATGACACAATTTGCCAAAAAGGGAAATTTAACGCAATGAAAATTGTGGGCTTGCTTCAGAAGACGGGTGTttcaaagataaaaaatgaattttttcCTTGTCAGGGCCACAAATGGCATAAGTGGTGCAGAATAAACAAAGAACTGCATCACCTCAAAGGACACATTGAGaaggaaaaatgtcaaaagcaaCAGGAACTGATGCAAATACGAAGAGATCGATGCGATGCTTCTTGTAGTGAACCAATGAAGTTGTTCATTGAAAGCCTCTCATCCTTACCATCAACAGACAAGGAGTATTTTCTGAAGTGGACTCAGATCTTAATAGATGCCCTCTCCACAGATGATCTTACTTCAATTCTCCAAAGCTATGATGAAAAGTGGTCTGAGGTCTTGGCTTTGAAGAAGAAGCATGACAAATCTGATGAGTTAAGAAGAAAGCACACTGAGCTTGATCGATTATCAACAAAACTACAGTCAGCTACTTTTGGCTTGGAGCACATCTTCAGAGAAATGGGACAGATCTATGAAGCACATGCATCTTTGCAAAAATTAACCAGTGAACAGACTGACTGGTCTAAATACCCTGAGCTGGCTGCAGAGCTGATGATATCAGGACACCCAATGGAGCTGATGGATGGTGATGCAGGTCATGTGCCTTTGACTTGGATCTGTAGTCTTTTAGATAACGTTATAAAGAAACTGGGTGACAagagagtttttgttttgtctgttctAGGCGTACAAAGCAGTGGAAAATCAACAATGCTGAATGCCATGTTTGGGTTACAGTTTGCAGTGAGTGCTGGCAGGTGCACCAAGGGTGCCTTCATGCAGCTGGTCAAAGTGTCAGAGGAGATCAAGACAGATTTTCAGTTTGACTATGTTCTAGTGGTGGACACTGAAGGACTGCGTGCTCTTGAGTTGGAAGGTAACGCCACCCTTCGCCATGACAATGAACTGGCAAcatttgttgttggtctgggAAACATGACATTGATCAACATCTTTGGAGAGAATCCAGCTGAGATGCAAGATGTTCTGCAGATTGTTGTTCATGCGTTCATGAGGATGAAGAAAGTTAAACTTTCTCcaagttgtgtgtttgttcaccAGAATGTTACAGATATTGCAGCTGCAGAGAAAAACATGGATGGAAAGAGACGGCTGCAAGAAAAACTAGACCAGATGACCCAACTAGCATCCAAAGAGGAGGTCTGTGATGCTGAGTGTTTCAGTGACGTCATTGCATTTGATGTGCAGAAAGATGTGAAGTACTTTGCCCAACTATGGGAGGGAAGTCCACCTATGGCTCCTCCAAATCCAGGTTACAGTGAGAGCATCCAAGAGCTGAAGACCTTCATCCTCTCTAAAGCTTCACAGTCTGCTGGGATTACTCTCTCACAGTTCAAAAGCAAAATTCATGACCTGTGGAATGCCCTGATGAACGAAaactttgttttcagtttcaaaaaCACACTTGAAATCGCAGTGTACAGAAAACTTGAGATCCAGTATGGGAACTGGACCTGGGCCCTGAGGAGCAACATGTTGACCATTGAGAACGGGCTTCATACCAGAATAGAAAATGGAAAACTTGACAAGGTAGAGCTCAATTATCTTCATAAAGAAATGAGCAAAACCTATGGAGAAATCAAAAAAGCAATGACAACATACTTTGATgatgacagagacaaagaaatgtTGGTTCAGTGGCGAGGAcgatttgaaaagaaaatcaaggaGTTTCTTGATGAACAAGTGAGAGGGGTTAAAAGAAAACTGGAGGATGTCATCCAGCAGAAGAATGCCTGTAAAAAGCTGGATGATAAGAAGACAGAGTTTGAGAACAAGTTGCTCCAAAAGAGCAAAGAGCTCGCTCATCAGTTAAAGGACAAGGCAAAAGATGAAGAGCAACTTAAGAAGCACTTCAACTCTGACTGGAGTGGCTGGGTTAAGGAACTAACTGCAGATACAAAACCTATTGAGGACATCAACTATGAAGAAGATCAGTCAACTATTCTTCAGGAGCTTGGTTTTGAATGGAGTCTAATAGATGAATCCAAAAGCAGTGGCAGATACACAGAAATATCACAGCTTGGTGATTATGATCATTATGTAACCCTCACAAAGCACAAAGAGCTCTGTGATACAAGCCAGCAATCACAAGGAGaggaaagggaaaacaaaaccaataagAACCAAAAAGGGCAAGGAAGTTATTCATTGTCATCTGCCTGgatgtctttaaaaacaatatttggaaTTGTGGCAACACCACAAGTTGAAAAACGTACATCAGGGAGATTTCTCCCATATGAAGAACAGCAACTGATCACATCCCTCATTGACGATGTTGAACAACAGACCATAGCCATGATTAAGAAGAAACCTGTGGCTACAAGAGGCTACAGTCTAACTTACTTGCAAGAAGTTGCCaacaatgtaaaagaaaaagtggcAGAATTTGAATCAAAGAGTAAATATGCTCTAAAGAAGGAGTTTACAGTTGATCTgatactgtttgtgtttcacagAGCAGAGAGTTGGCTTTCAGAGTCCCACAAGaaatttaaaggaaataatGATGCACTCAGTTACGTAGAAAGCAAGAAAATGCAATATTACAACATCTTCAGAAGTTTCTGCAAAGGAAACTCATCTGCTGTTGTGCTTGGAGAACTGATCTGTGAAAAACTGAAGGTTTCCATTGTTGAGGCTGTCTGTAACAAGACTGCAATTGATCTGGCTGGAGAAATGAGGTGCACTTTCCCAGCATTCAGTGGGAACAGGCTCAACTTGGAGAAACAGGTGTTAAAGTCACTGGCTGAGAAAGAAGACTTCGATGGTTTTATCACCTACATCCTTCACCCAAGGAACCAAGTAGAGACCTTTATAAAAGAGGAAGTACAGAAATACATCTTCACAGACAAAAAAGATAAAGCACGGAAAATACTcaagaaaaatgttgaagacaTCAAAAAACGTCTGAGTCAAGCTTTATATGATGCAACAGAGAAAGTCAAAAAACAGAGTGAAGACCCAGACATGTGGCTGAAGGAGTTTTCCAGTTTTCTCAAAGATCAGCTAACGTTCAACACCTTCTGTTGTCAAAACTTCAGTGACATAAACAATTTTGACTTTCTtaaagaggagacagagaaaggtcTTGTATCTGTCATAAAGGAAGTGAGCAAACTGTCACTGGATAAGATAAAGAAATTCAGGATGAAGCCTGATCAAATCCTCATCGATCAGCTGTGTAACTGTTGCTGGGTAACGTGTCCATTCTGTGCAGCTGTTTGTACCAACACCATAGCAGACCACAGCCCTGATAAACACAATGTCCCTTTCCATCGGCCCTCTGGGATTAAAGGATGGCACATTAGAGGCACGGTAGAACTGGTCACAGATTTCTGCACAACTTTAGTTGCAAGTGATAGACGTTTCTACCTTCGGTATGATTCAGATGTGACCGTTCCTTTTAAAGAATATCAAAAGGCCGGGGAGAAGTATGCTACATGGCAGATTACTCCTGATAAATCTAAGCTGATTTACTGGAAATGGTTTGTCTGTCGATTTCAAGAGCAACTAGAAAACCACTACACATTAAAATTCCAGGGAAGTGGAGAAATTCCCAGTGAGTGGAGAAACTACAGTAAACAAGAAGCTATTGAAAGTCTGGATGAAATGTACAATCTGTGA